A window from Citrus sinensis cultivar Valencia sweet orange chromosome 3, DVS_A1.0, whole genome shotgun sequence encodes these proteins:
- the LOC102629298 gene encoding dnaJ protein ERDJ3B: MAHRRARLLFLLCALCYALNVIAGKSYYEVLQVPRGASDEQIKRAYRKLALKYHPDKNQGNEEANKRFAEINNAYEVLSDSETRNIYDTYGEEGLKQHAAGGGRGGGMGVNIQDIFSSFFGGGPMEEDEKIVKGDDVIVELDATLEDLYMGGSLKVWREKNVIKPAPGKRRCNCRNEVYHKQIGPGMFQQMTEQVCDQCQNVKYEREGYFVTVDIEKGMQDGQEVVFYEDGEPKIDGEPGDLKFRIRTAPHDRFRREGNNLHTTVTVTLVQALVGFEKTIEHLDEHLVDISTKGITKPKEVRKFGGEGMPLHFSNKKGDLYITFEVLFPTTLTEDQKTRIKEVLG; this comes from the exons ATGGCGCATCGGCGAGCAAGGCTGTTGTTCCTATTGTGCGCACTTTGTTACGCCCTCAACGTCATTGCGGG GAAGAGCTACTATGAAGTATTGCAAGTGCCGAGGGGAGCATCGGACGAGCAGATCAAAAGAGCGTATAGAAAGCTGGCATTGAAGTATCATCCTGATAAAAACCAGGGGAATGAAGAAGCTAATAAGCGATTTGCTGAGATTAACAATG CGTATGAGGTGTTATCGGATAGCGAAACGAGGAATATATATGATACATATGGAGAAGAGGGACTGAAACAGCATGCTGCTGGTGGAGGCAGAGGTGGAGGGATGGGAGTTAACATTCAAGACATTTTCAGCTc TTTCTTTGGTGGAGGTCCAATGGAAGAGGATGAGAAAATTGTGAAGGGTGATGATGTTATTGTTGAACTGGATGCAACATTGGAAGATTTATACATGGGAGGTTCCCTAAAG GTatggagagagaaaaatgttATAAAGCCAGCCCCAGGCAAAAGGCGCTGTAACTGCAGAAATGAGGTATATCACAAACAAATTGGTCCTGGCATGTTCCAACAGATGACTGAGCAG gTCTGCGATCAATGCCAAAATGTTAAATATGAGAGAGAGGGATATTTTGTAACAGTTGATATTGAAAAAGGGATGCAAGATGGACAA GAGGTGGTTTTCTATGAAGATGGTGAGCCCAAAATTGATGGAGAACCTGGAGATTTGAAG TTCCGTATTCGCACAGCACCCCATGATCGCTTCAGAAGGGAAGGAAATAACTTGCACACAACTGTCACTGTCACGCTG GTTCAAGCTCTTGTTGGTTTTGAGAAGACCATTGAGCACCTTGACGAACATTTAGTTGACATCAGCACAAAG GGAATCACTAAGCCCAAGGAAGTGAGGAAGTTCGGAGGGGAAGGAATGCCATTGCATTTTAGCAACAAGAAAGGAGACCTCTATATCACATTTGAGGTACTATTCCCAACAACTCTAACAGAGGATCAGAAGACAAGGATCAAGGAAGTTCTTGGCTAG
- the LOC102628248 gene encoding transcription initiation factor TFIID subunit 13, producing the protein MSNPSTGQSSKSKAGSSQPYETTSFKRKRGVFQKDLQHMMYGFGDDPNPLPETVALVEDIVVEYVTDLAHKAQDIGSKGGKLSVEDFLYLIRKDLPKLNRCTELLSMQEELKQARKAFEVDEEKLASVE; encoded by the exons ATGAGCAACCCTTCTACGGGACAATcctcaaaatcaaaagcagGATCCTCGCAGCCCTATGAAACAACTTCATTTAAGCGCAAGCGAGGAGTCTTTCAAAAAGATC TTCAGCACATGATGTATGGTTTTGGCGATGATCCTAAT CCACTTCCAGAAACCGTGGCCCTTGTGGAGGACATAGTTGTGGAGTATGTCACAGATTTG GCACACAAAGCGCAAGATATTGGTTCAAAGGGAGGAAAGCTATCCGTtgaagattttctttatttaattcgAAAG GACCTGCCAAAACTTAACCGCTGTACAGAATTGTTGTCCATGCAAGAGGAGCTGAAGCAGGCAAGAAAAGCTTTTGAGGTAGATGAAGAGAAGCTGGCATCAGTGGAGTGA
- the LOC102623993 gene encoding phospholipase A1 PLIP2, chloroplastic: MDTLCLKSGIHGITSPISVGGPLEVRSNSAQQQVTAAVGKSAGVAPPQKRASSGFFSFRYPLKSLWPGGGSWGSKRYKGIALEDAVLAESGEKGVVAGDADANANARGDNGTSSSSHTDGQKGNWVLKILHVTSLWKDREEMEQEQGQGLEKQMDAAVNGQPNDNREDVDEDEEECEACKINDDDEIEFDGDSFSRLLRKVSLAEAKLYAQMSYLGTLAYCIPKIKPGNLLKYRGLHFITSSIEKKELALKAEKDQMSSEKPEADRKIEDEAEGKEQKNNGYRISASSAYHIAASAASYLHYHTRSILPFSKTERGKDSPEMDNGSDDNTSIMDSDVASFMATTDSVTAVVAAKEEVKQAVADDLKSTRLSPCEWFICDDDQSATRFFVIQGSESLASWQANLLFEPVQFEGLEVVVHRGIYEAAKGIYEQMLPEVHAHLKACGKHATFRFTGHSLGGSLSVLINLMLLIRGEVPASSLLPVITFGAPSIMCGGDHLLRKLGLPRSHVQSITLHRDIVPRAFSCNYPNHVAELLKAVNRNFRNHPCLNNQKLLYAPMGELLILQPDEKFSPHHPLLPSGSGLYFLNCSFLEMGDEAEKQLRAAQMVFLNSPHPLEILSDRSAYGSEGTIQRDHDMNSYLRSVQSVIRLELNRMRKAKRDHRRKFWWPLVLPHGTDAGGIIVGRPVASFNLGMGQDQFNFSGIVHAGRENLKRFGRLVASQHMHLLVVLMFPARLLLLGAYSVINFR, from the exons ATGGATACTCTGTGTTTGAAAAGCGGGATTCATGGAATAACTTCGCCGATCTCGGTGGGCGGGCCACTCGAGGTGCGTTCAAACTCAGCGCAACAACAGGTGACCGCGGCGGTGGGTAAGTCGGCGGGAGTTGCCCCTCCTCAAAAAAGGGCGTCGTCCgggttcttttcttttaggtACCCTTTGAAGTCTTTGTGGCCGGGGGGTGGAAGTTGGGGTAGTAAAAGGTACAAGGGGATTGCACTTGAAGACGCCGTTTTGGCGGAGAGCGGAGAGAAGGGCGTTGTGGCTGGGGATGCGGATGCGAATGCGAATGCGCGTGGAGATAATGGAACGTCGTCGTCGTCGCATACGGATGGGCAAAAAGGGAATTGGGTGTTGAAGATTTTGCATGTGACGTCTTTGTGGAAAGACAGAGAGGAGATGGAACAAGAACAAGGTCAAGGATTAGAGAAGCAAATGGACGCTGCCGTCAATGGTCAACCGAATGACAATCGCGAAGATgtagatgaagatgaagaggaGTGTGAAGCTTGTAAAATTAACGATGATGACGAAATAGAATTTGACGGAGATTCGTTTTCGCGGTTGCTGAGGAAGGTGTCTCTGGCCGAAGCAAAGCTTTATGCTCAAATGTCGTATTTGGGGACCTTGGCTTATTGCATTCCAAAAATTAAG CCAGGAAATCTCCTGAAATATCGTGGTCTGCATTTCATCACTTCATCAATAGAGAAGAAAGAATTGGCATTGAAAGCTGAAAAAGATCAGATGTCATCTGAAAAGCCAGAAGCTGATAGGAAAATTGAGGATGAGGCAGAAGGCAAGGAACAGAAAAACAATGGTTATCGGATAAGTGCATCTTCTGCTTATCACATAGCTGCCTCGGCTGCTTCTTATCTACATTACCATACGAGGAGCATACTTCCATTCAGCAAAACTGAGAGAGGAAAAGATTCACCTGAAATGGATAATGGAAGTGATGACAATACTAGTATCATGGACTCAGATGTAGCCTCTTTCATGGCAACCACTGATTCAGTGACAGCTGTTGTTGCTGCCAAGGAGGAAGTGAAGCAGGCTGTTGCGGATGATCTCAAATCAACACGTTTATCACCCTGTGAATGGTTCATTTGTGATGATGATCAGAGTGCTACGAGGTTCTTTGTGATTCAG GGGTCTGAATCATTGGCATCCTGGCAAgcaaatttactttttgagCCTGTTCAGTTCGAG GGACTGGAAGTGGTTGTGCACAGAGGTATTTATGAGGCAGCAAAAGGGATATATGAGCAGATGTTGCCTGAAGTCCATGCCCACCTAAAAGCTTGTGGTAAACATGCAACGTTCCGCTTCACTGGACATTCATTAGGTGGAAGCTTGTCGGTTCTCATAAATCTGATGTTACTCATACGGGGTGAAGTGCCAGCTTCTTCTTTACTTCCGGTCATAACATTTGGTGCACCATCCATCATGTGTGGAGGTGATCATCTTCTTCGCAAGCTTGGGTTGCCACGGAGTCATGTACAGTCTATAACACTGCATAGAGATATTGTTCCTCGAGCCTTCTCTTGTAATTATCCTAATCATGTTGCAGAACTGCTGAAGGCTGTTAATAGGAACTTCCGTAATCATCCTTGTCTAAATAACCAG AAACTGCTGTATGCTCCAATGGGAGAGCTTCTAATTCTACAGCCGGATGAAAAGTTCTCACCTCACCATCCCCTCCTTCCTTCTGGCAGCggtttgtattttttgaaCTGCTCATTTTTGGAAATGGGTGATGAGGCTGAGAAGCAGCTGCGTGCTGCTCAGATGGTATTCTTAAACTCACCACACCCGCTTGAGATCCTAAGTGACCGCTCTGCGTATGGTTCTGAAGGAACCATTCAAAGAGATCACGACATGAATTCTTATTTAAGATCTGTGCAGAGTGTGATTCGCCTAGAGCTAAATCGCATGAGGAAAGCCAAGAGAGACCATCGTAGGAAATTCTGGTGGCCCCTTGTGTTGCCACATGGCACTGACGCTGGTGGTATCATTGTGGGGAGGCCAGTGGCATCATTCAACTTGGGCATGGGCCAAGACCAGTTCAACTTCTCTGGCATTGTACATGCAGGAAGAGAGAACTTGAAACGATTTGGCAGGCTTGTTGCATCACAGCACATGCATTTGCTAGTGGTTCTCATGTTCCCTGCACGTTTGTTACTTCTAGGGGCATACAGCGTGATCAATTTCCGCTGA
- the LOC102624276 gene encoding uncharacterized protein LOC102624276 yields the protein MAWLTRFLAAVAFLAIGVIFSPETFGSKSDGLNSSKLSPFLKLAHLLCFSTAWGAALWVTFIGGIIMFKNLPRHQFGNLQSKMFPAYFSLVGVCCSIAVASFAYLHPWKSSSTAEKYQLGFLLSAFAFNLTNLFVFTPMTIEMMKQRHKVEREENIGDEVGWTKNREVAKSNPKLAAMNKKFGMIHGLSSLANIMSFGSLAMHSWYLAGKINL from the exons ATGGCTTGGCTAACAAGATTCCTGGCAGCCGTGGCTTTCTTAGCCATCGGAGTGATATTCTCACCTGAGACATTTGGATCAAAATCGGACGGCCTTAATTCATCCAAGCTATCGCCCTTCCTGAAGCTGGCTCATCTCCTCTGCTTCTCCACTGCTTGGGGCGCAGCTCTTTGGGTCACCTTCATCGGCGGCATCATCATGTTCAA GAACCTACCAAGGCATCAGTTTGGTAATCTACAAAGCAAGATGTTTCCAGCATATTTTTCGCTAGTAGGAGTGTGCTGTTCAATAGCTGTTGCATCATTTGCATATCTGCATCCGTGGAAGTCATCATCCACTGCTGAAAAGTACCAGCTCGGCTTCCTACTCTCTGCTTTTGCTTTCAATCTCACCAATTTGTTTGTCTTCACACCCATGACCATTGAG ATGATGAAGCAAAGGCACAAAGTGGAGAGAGAAGAGAACATTGGAGATGAAGTTGGGTGGACAAAGAACAGGGAAGTTGCAAAGTCTAACCCAAAGCTTGCAGCGATGAATAAGAAGTTTGGAATGATTCATGGATTATCATCCCTTGCTAATATCATGTCATTTGGCAGCCTTGCCATGCACTCTTGGTATTTGGCTGGTAAGATCAATCTTTAA